A single region of the Microcella sp. genome encodes:
- a CDS encoding spermidine synthase yields MMRFEELAFESTPMGELTLRRRHVAAVDAEVYEVKLGDEYLMSSLFTVAEVELARLGLAASTGPGPLEVVVGGLGLGYTAVAALDDDRVGRLVVVDALPEVISWHERRLLPVSARLVDDDRTRLVHADFFAVMRGEPGAHAAIARQIDVILLDVDHTPDFTLDPSHADLYSAQGLRRLARHLRPEGVFALWSDDPPAESFLQVLRDVFSTVEGHTVEFDNPVTGGRSRNGVYVASMAA; encoded by the coding sequence ATGATGAGATTCGAAGAACTCGCCTTCGAGTCGACGCCCATGGGCGAGTTGACGCTACGCCGGCGGCATGTCGCCGCGGTCGACGCCGAGGTCTACGAGGTCAAGCTCGGGGACGAGTACCTCATGTCGAGTCTCTTCACCGTCGCCGAGGTCGAGCTTGCTCGCCTCGGGCTCGCCGCGAGCACCGGGCCGGGGCCGCTCGAGGTGGTCGTGGGCGGGCTCGGCCTCGGGTACACCGCGGTCGCAGCCCTCGACGACGATCGAGTCGGCAGGCTCGTGGTGGTCGACGCTCTGCCCGAGGTGATCTCGTGGCACGAACGACGACTGCTGCCGGTCAGTGCACGACTGGTCGATGACGACCGCACCCGGCTCGTGCATGCTGACTTCTTCGCCGTCATGCGCGGCGAACCCGGCGCCCACGCTGCCATCGCGCGCCAGATCGACGTGATCCTTCTCGATGTCGATCACACTCCCGACTTCACCCTCGACCCGTCGCACGCCGACCTCTACTCTGCGCAGGGCCTGCGCAGGCTCGCCCGCCATCTGCGACCAGAAGGGGTCTTCGCGCTGTGGTCTGATGATCCGCCAGCCGAGTCGTTTCTGCAGGTGCTGCGCGACGTCTTCTCGACTGTCGAGGGTCACACGGTCGAGTTCGACAACCCGGTCACCGGGGGTCGCTCGCGCAATGGCGTCTACGTCGCTTCGATGGCGGCCTAG
- a CDS encoding DUF1611 domain-containing protein encodes MQPHQQSQPALPLGSTAVIYSEGVFGQQEGKTANGLVRHSERYDIVSVIDSTFAGSDAGTVLTGEPLGIPLVGSLDDALALRPNTPDYLIWGAAPADGLLTTPQRDVLLEAIAQGMHIINGLHELLGDDDELAAAALESDVTITDIRRQKPTKDLRLFSGSIFTVTCPRVAVLGTDGSIGKRTTATLLVQALRERGLHAVLVGTGQTTIIQGGAYGAAVDAMVPQFRSGEVEHQVVLAFETERPDVIVVEGQGSLSHPAYLSSGAIIRGSQPDGIIVQHAPARRVRDDFAFMPMPTLAHEIALIELFAQSRVIGITINHDGMTDDEVSVAIADYTAEFDLPVTDALTRPIDALADMVIDAYPELARASQPTSSVETP; translated from the coding sequence ATGCAGCCCCACCAGCAATCTCAGCCCGCCCTGCCCCTCGGCTCGACCGCCGTCATCTACAGCGAAGGCGTCTTCGGCCAGCAAGAGGGCAAGACCGCGAACGGGCTCGTTCGCCACTCTGAGCGCTACGACATCGTGAGCGTCATCGACAGCACGTTCGCCGGGTCGGATGCGGGCACCGTGCTCACCGGTGAGCCCCTGGGCATACCGCTCGTGGGCTCACTCGACGACGCGCTCGCGCTGCGCCCGAACACCCCCGACTATCTGATCTGGGGTGCTGCGCCAGCCGACGGCCTGCTGACGACACCGCAGCGCGACGTGCTGCTCGAGGCCATCGCGCAGGGCATGCACATCATCAACGGTCTGCACGAGCTGCTCGGTGATGACGACGAGCTCGCGGCTGCCGCACTCGAGAGCGACGTGACCATCACCGACATTCGGCGGCAGAAGCCGACCAAAGACCTGCGCCTGTTCTCGGGCAGCATCTTCACCGTCACGTGCCCCCGCGTCGCCGTGCTCGGCACCGACGGCTCGATCGGCAAGCGCACCACGGCGACACTGCTCGTGCAGGCACTCAGAGAGCGCGGGTTGCACGCCGTGCTCGTCGGCACCGGGCAGACCACGATCATTCAAGGCGGCGCATACGGCGCTGCGGTCGACGCCATGGTGCCGCAGTTTCGGTCTGGCGAGGTCGAGCACCAGGTGGTGCTCGCGTTCGAGACCGAGCGCCCCGACGTCATCGTCGTCGAGGGTCAGGGCTCACTGAGCCACCCCGCCTACCTCAGCTCGGGCGCGATCATCCGCGGCAGCCAGCCAGACGGCATCATCGTGCAGCACGCCCCCGCTCGACGGGTGCGCGACGACTTCGCGTTCATGCCCATGCCGACGCTCGCGCACGAGATCGCCCTCATCGAGCTCTTCGCGCAGTCGCGAGTGATCGGCATCACGATCAATCACGACGGCATGACCGACGACGAGGTCTCGGTCGCCATCGCTGACTACACGGCTGAGTTCGACCTGCCGGTGACCGACGCCCTGACGCGACCCATCGACGCCCTCGCCGACATGGTCATCGACGCGTACCCCGAGCTCGCGCGCGCGTCTCAACCGACGTCGTCGGTCGAGACGCCCTGA
- a CDS encoding NAD-dependent succinate-semialdehyde dehydrogenase gives MSKYAVINPATGETLTTYPTATDAEIAAALDGAAAAYRDWARTTTVDERAALITKVAELHRERRQNLAEIIVREMGKPIGDALGEVDFSADIYQYYADNGPELLKDEPIELAEGSEGSAFIRKSPMGVLVGIMPWNFPYYQVARFAGPNLILGNTILLKHAAQCPESAAAIHQIFADAGFPVGAYTNIYASTDQIGTLIADPRVQGISLTGSERAGAAVAEQAGRHLKKVVLELGGSDPFILLSTDDLDATVEMATNARLDNSGQSCNGAKRFIVIDELYDAFLEKFVAAMSSTQASDPMVEGGAYGPLSSASAAEGLEDQVKRAVAGGATVLTGGTREGNYFTSTVLTDVAPGNDAYYEEFFGPVAQVFKVANEDEAVQLANDTPFGLGSYLFTTDEAQAARVADKIDAGMVYVNCVLADSPELPFGGIKRSGSGRELGTLGIDEFVNKKMIRIA, from the coding sequence ATGAGCAAGTACGCAGTGATCAACCCCGCGACAGGGGAGACGCTCACCACGTATCCGACCGCGACTGACGCCGAGATCGCTGCGGCACTCGACGGAGCCGCAGCGGCCTACCGCGACTGGGCCCGCACGACGACGGTCGATGAGCGCGCCGCGCTCATCACGAAGGTAGCCGAGCTGCACCGCGAGCGTCGTCAGAACCTCGCCGAGATCATCGTGCGCGAGATGGGCAAGCCGATCGGCGACGCCCTGGGCGAAGTCGACTTCTCTGCCGACATCTACCAGTACTACGCAGACAACGGCCCCGAGCTGCTGAAAGACGAGCCGATCGAGCTCGCCGAGGGCAGCGAGGGCTCAGCGTTCATCCGCAAGAGCCCCATGGGCGTTCTCGTGGGCATCATGCCCTGGAACTTTCCGTACTACCAGGTGGCGCGCTTCGCCGGGCCCAACCTGATTCTGGGCAACACCATCCTGCTCAAGCACGCTGCGCAGTGCCCCGAGTCGGCCGCGGCGATTCACCAGATCTTCGCCGACGCCGGCTTTCCGGTGGGCGCATACACGAACATCTACGCCTCGACCGACCAGATCGGCACGCTCATCGCCGACCCGCGCGTGCAGGGCATCTCGCTCACCGGGTCTGAGCGCGCCGGAGCAGCCGTGGCCGAGCAGGCCGGGCGGCACCTCAAGAAGGTCGTGCTCGAGCTGGGCGGTAGCGACCCCTTCATTCTGCTGAGCACCGACGACCTCGACGCGACGGTCGAGATGGCGACCAACGCCCGGCTCGACAACAGCGGTCAGTCGTGCAACGGCGCCAAGCGGTTCATCGTCATCGACGAGCTCTACGACGCCTTCCTCGAGAAGTTCGTCGCGGCGATGTCGAGCACCCAGGCGAGCGACCCGATGGTCGAAGGCGGGGCATACGGCCCTCTGTCGTCGGCGAGTGCAGCTGAAGGGCTCGAAGACCAGGTGAAGCGCGCTGTCGCCGGCGGCGCGACCGTGCTCACCGGCGGAACCCGCGAGGGCAACTACTTCACCTCGACCGTGCTCACCGATGTGGCGCCCGGCAACGATGCCTACTACGAAGAGTTCTTCGGCCCGGTCGCCCAGGTCTTCAAGGTGGCGAACGAAGATGAAGCCGTGCAGCTCGCGAACGACACTCCGTTCGGGCTCGGGTCATACCTGTTCACCACCGACGAAGCGCAGGCGGCACGCGTCGCCGACAAGATCGACGCCGGCATGGTCTACGTCAACTGTGTGCTGGCCGACAGCCCCGAGCTGCCGTTCGGCGGCATCAAGCGTTCGGGTTCGGGCCGCGAGCTCGGCACGCTGGGCATCGACGAGTTCGTCAACAAGAAGATGATCCGCATCGCCTGA
- a CDS encoding EI24 domain-containing protein, with amino-acid sequence MKADVAPRRVLGRVRHSITEFFIGATLVLRGFGFWRVRPGVMALGMVPAVIAAAVIGTVLVTVGLNVEGFASAVTPFADEWAERERGVVRALVAIVMLTGIVIGMVYSFTALTLLIGDPFYERIWRAVEHELGGFTPSPVRFWRSFGDGILLVLRAIAFGITTFIVGLVPAVGSAAAAVLGPTLAGHLIARELTTRSFEARGISASRRVALLRGSRARELGFGVMTQLLFVVPGGAIVVMPAAVVAATRLARHVVETAAAAVEPQPAP; translated from the coding sequence ATGAAAGCCGACGTCGCGCCTCGGCGAGTGCTGGGGCGAGTGAGACACTCGATCACCGAGTTCTTCATCGGAGCGACGCTCGTGCTGCGCGGATTCGGCTTCTGGAGAGTGCGCCCCGGTGTCATGGCCCTCGGCATGGTGCCGGCCGTGATCGCGGCTGCCGTGATCGGCACGGTGCTCGTCACGGTCGGTCTCAACGTCGAGGGTTTCGCCAGCGCAGTGACTCCGTTCGCCGACGAGTGGGCCGAGCGAGAGCGCGGTGTCGTGCGCGCCCTCGTCGCCATCGTCATGCTCACCGGCATCGTGATCGGCATGGTCTACTCGTTCACCGCGTTGACGCTGCTCATCGGCGACCCGTTCTACGAGCGCATCTGGCGCGCGGTCGAGCACGAGCTGGGCGGCTTCACCCCGAGCCCGGTGCGGTTCTGGCGCTCGTTCGGCGACGGCATTCTGCTCGTGCTGCGGGCGATCGCCTTCGGCATCACCACGTTCATCGTGGGCCTCGTTCCGGCGGTCGGCTCGGCTGCGGCCGCGGTGCTCGGCCCGACGCTCGCCGGTCACCTCATCGCCCGAGAGCTGACCACGCGGTCGTTCGAGGCTCGCGGCATCAGCGCCTCTCGCCGCGTCGCACTGCTGCGGGGCTCTCGCGCTCGTGAGCTCGGGTTCGGGGTCATGACGCAGCTGCTCTTCGTGGTGCCCGGTGGCGCCATCGTCGTGATGCCGGCGGCCGTCGTCGCGGCCACGCGGCTCGCGCGGCATGTCGTCGAGACCGCAGCCGCCGCTGTCGAGCCTCAGCCAGCGCCCTGA